A window from Pedosphaera parvula Ellin514 encodes these proteins:
- a CDS encoding DUF2971 domain-containing protein, with translation MANRVPTKLYKFTSWAPILKQEGNGYVLKQATREALEAGYLYFSLPDDFDDPQDIQPRRELAGASSTIPSRQPQTFAGERQCANGMPDLRQEFNPSNHKEWRGAVEEEHKHSRMFCLAENWNNELMWALYGEDHRGICLSFDAKHPFFETSRPIRYSEVPMEPLAYCKSKVWAFQEEWRLVLPGPEPQKVPFPKETLQEIYLGYRFEESELEELKNVLVKGGYSVTLLQVRRIPQTFGFDTVKIGEVHPENALTP, from the coding sequence ATGGCGAACAGAGTTCCAACCAAACTCTATAAATTTACTTCATGGGCACCGATTCTAAAACAGGAGGGAAACGGCTATGTGCTAAAGCAGGCCACTAGGGAAGCTTTGGAAGCCGGTTACCTCTATTTCTCACTGCCGGACGACTTTGACGATCCGCAGGACATCCAGCCCAGGAGAGAGTTGGCGGGAGCCAGCTCAACCATCCCTTCCCGGCAGCCTCAGACATTTGCAGGAGAACGTCAGTGCGCGAATGGAATGCCGGACTTACGACAGGAGTTTAACCCCAGCAACCACAAGGAATGGAGAGGGGCCGTTGAAGAAGAGCACAAGCATTCGCGGATGTTTTGTTTAGCGGAGAACTGGAACAATGAATTAATGTGGGCACTCTATGGAGAGGATCATCGCGGGATTTGCCTGAGTTTTGATGCCAAACATCCTTTCTTTGAGACTTCCCGCCCCATCCGATATTCCGAAGTGCCAATGGAACCACTGGCCTATTGCAAGTCCAAGGTCTGGGCCTTTCAGGAGGAATGGAGATTGGTTTTACCGGGCCCTGAACCGCAGAAAGTCCCCTTCCCCAAAGAAACCTTGCAGGAGATTTACCTGGGATACCGGTTCGAGGAATCGGAACTGGAGGAGCTCAAAAACGTTCTGGTCAAAGGTGGATATTCGGTCACCCTACTCCAAGTTCGACGGATACCACAGACTTTTGGATTCGATACGGTAAAAATAGGAGAAGTGCATCCGGAGAATGCACTTACTCCCTGA
- the ppdK gene encoding pyruvate, phosphate dikinase encodes MAKAKYVYIFGNKKADGDGSMKALLGGKGANLAEMTRIGLPVPPGFTITTEVCTYYYANKRTYPKELQAQVEAGVANMEKILGKKFGDLNKPLLVAVRSGARDSMPGMMDTILNLGLNDQTVIALEKASGNPRFAWDCYRRFIQMYGDVVMGVQKRPGEDHEPFEIVIDQLKEELFPGQHHVEDTKIDAEGLKELVNRFKALVKDRTGKAFPNNPWDQLKGAVGAVFGSWMNDRAMVYRRKYGIPSEWGTAVNVQAMVFGNTGQNSGSGVAFTRDPASGEKVFYGEFLMNAQGEDVVAGVRTPEPVALLKNEQPKAFAELEKVRKTLESHFKDMQDFEFTIEDGQLFMLQTRNGKRTGLAAVRIAVEMVKEKLITWETAITRVPAEQLDQVLAPVFDRAAVKAAKVIAKGLPAGPGAASGRIYFNADRAVLAAEAKEKVLLVRVETSPEDLRGMIAAEGILTARGGVSSHAALVARQMGKVCVCGASALHVDYANKILIVDGQEFKEGDYLSIDGTLGEVYAGELKTAASEIVQVLVEKSLDAKDSATFRNFKQLMDWCAKATKLLVRTNADSPDQTANAIAFGASGIGLCRTEHMFFEGDRIDAMREMILAENTEDRKKALAKLLPYQREDFIGIFKELKGLPATIRFLDPPLHEFLPHEGSLIRDLSEKIGVTPEKIAKRVAELHEFNPMLGHRGCRLGIAYPEISEMQARAVFEAAVEVQKKGIKVKPEIMIPLVGFPKELQLQIDVVNRVAQEVAKEKKTKLNYLVGTMIEIPRAALVADDIAKDAQFFSFGTNDLTQTTLGMSRDDSGSFLPKYGELEIIKKNPFASIDQTGVGRLMQMAVELGRKTRPDIKLGICGEHGGDPDSVKFCHRIGLNYVSCSPFRVPVARLAAAQAALSEAKAAKTAPKKKKK; translated from the coding sequence ATGGCTAAAGCAAAATACGTATATATCTTCGGCAATAAGAAAGCCGACGGCGACGGTTCCATGAAAGCCCTCCTGGGCGGCAAGGGAGCCAATCTCGCTGAAATGACCCGTATCGGCCTTCCAGTGCCTCCGGGATTCACCATCACCACTGAAGTCTGCACCTATTACTACGCCAACAAGCGGACTTATCCCAAGGAACTCCAGGCCCAAGTTGAAGCCGGCGTCGCCAACATGGAGAAGATCCTTGGCAAGAAATTCGGCGACCTGAACAAGCCCCTCCTCGTCGCTGTCCGTTCCGGTGCCCGCGATTCCATGCCCGGCATGATGGACACCATTTTGAACCTCGGTCTGAACGACCAGACGGTCATCGCGCTCGAAAAAGCCAGTGGCAACCCTCGCTTTGCCTGGGATTGCTATCGCCGCTTCATCCAGATGTATGGCGACGTCGTCATGGGCGTGCAAAAGCGCCCCGGTGAAGATCACGAACCATTCGAAATCGTCATCGACCAACTGAAGGAAGAGTTGTTCCCCGGCCAACACCACGTTGAAGATACCAAGATTGATGCCGAAGGCTTGAAGGAGTTGGTCAATCGCTTCAAAGCCCTCGTCAAGGACCGCACCGGCAAGGCTTTCCCCAATAATCCCTGGGACCAGTTGAAAGGCGCTGTCGGCGCTGTATTCGGTTCCTGGATGAATGACCGCGCCATGGTTTACCGCCGCAAATACGGCATCCCATCTGAATGGGGAACTGCTGTCAATGTGCAGGCGATGGTATTCGGTAACACCGGTCAGAACTCCGGTTCTGGCGTCGCTTTCACTCGGGACCCTGCTTCCGGCGAAAAAGTGTTCTACGGTGAATTCTTGATGAATGCCCAGGGCGAAGACGTCGTTGCCGGCGTTCGCACTCCTGAACCGGTTGCCCTGCTCAAGAATGAGCAGCCCAAGGCTTTCGCTGAACTCGAGAAAGTCCGCAAGACGCTTGAAAGCCACTTCAAGGACATGCAGGACTTCGAGTTCACCATCGAAGACGGCCAATTGTTCATGCTCCAGACCCGTAACGGCAAGCGCACCGGCCTCGCGGCTGTTCGTATCGCTGTCGAAATGGTCAAGGAAAAGCTTATCACCTGGGAAACCGCCATCACTCGCGTCCCTGCTGAACAACTCGATCAGGTGCTCGCGCCTGTCTTCGACCGCGCCGCTGTCAAGGCCGCCAAGGTAATCGCCAAGGGCTTGCCCGCCGGTCCTGGTGCTGCTTCCGGTCGTATCTATTTCAATGCTGACCGCGCCGTTCTCGCTGCTGAAGCCAAGGAAAAGGTTCTCCTCGTTCGCGTCGAAACCTCTCCGGAAGATCTTCGCGGTATGATCGCCGCTGAAGGCATCCTCACCGCTCGCGGTGGTGTCAGCTCGCACGCTGCGCTCGTTGCTCGTCAAATGGGTAAGGTTTGCGTTTGCGGCGCCAGTGCGCTGCATGTCGACTATGCCAACAAGATTCTCATTGTCGACGGTCAGGAGTTCAAAGAAGGGGATTACCTCTCCATCGACGGAACCCTCGGCGAAGTCTATGCCGGCGAACTCAAGACTGCCGCTTCTGAAATCGTTCAGGTGCTCGTCGAGAAATCGCTGGACGCCAAGGACAGCGCCACCTTCCGTAACTTCAAGCAATTGATGGACTGGTGCGCCAAGGCCACCAAGCTGCTGGTTCGCACCAATGCTGATTCTCCGGACCAGACTGCCAACGCCATCGCGTTCGGCGCTTCCGGCATTGGTCTCTGCCGCACGGAACACATGTTCTTCGAAGGCGATCGCATCGACGCCATGCGCGAAATGATTCTCGCCGAGAACACTGAAGATCGTAAGAAGGCTCTCGCCAAGTTGCTCCCATACCAACGCGAGGATTTCATCGGTATCTTCAAGGAACTCAAAGGCCTCCCGGCCACCATCCGTTTCCTCGATCCGCCCTTGCACGAATTCCTGCCGCACGAAGGCAGCCTGATCCGCGACCTGAGCGAAAAGATCGGTGTCACCCCGGAAAAGATCGCCAAGCGTGTCGCTGAACTCCATGAGTTCAACCCGATGCTCGGTCACCGCGGTTGCCGTCTCGGCATCGCTTATCCTGAGATCAGCGAAATGCAGGCCCGTGCGGTGTTCGAAGCCGCCGTCGAAGTGCAGAAGAAGGGTATCAAGGTCAAGCCCGAGATCATGATCCCGCTCGTCGGCTTCCCGAAGGAACTGCAACTCCAGATCGACGTGGTCAACCGCGTTGCTCAGGAAGTCGCGAAGGAAAAGAAGACCAAGTTGAACTACCTGGTCGGCACCATGATCGAAATTCCTCGCGCCGCACTTGTGGCCGATGATATCGCCAAGGACGCCCAGTTCTTCAGCTTCGGCACCAACGACCTCACTCAGACTACGCTCGGTATGAGCCGTGACGACTCCGGCTCCTTCCTGCCGAAATACGGCGAACTGGAAATCATCAAGAAGAATCCGTTCGCTTCCATCGATCAAACCGGTGTCGGCCGGCTTATGCAAATGGCTGTCGAACTCGGTCGCAAGACCCGCCCTGACATCAAGCTGGGCATCTGCGGTGAGCACGGTGGCGATCCGGATTCCGTCAAATTCTGTCATCGGATTGGCTTGAACTACGTCAGTTGTTCGCCTTTCCGCGTCCCTGTTGCCCGCCTGGCTGCCGCGCAAGCTGCACTCAGTGAGGCGAAAGCCGCCAAAACGGCTCCGAAGAAAAAGAAGAAGTAA
- a CDS encoding ABC1 kinase family protein: MKIAPHYLKRYKDIAMLLLKYGNTSMVSKFGLDDALEDEERVEAAQPASEEELPNDLEAMGPTFVKLGQLLAGRPDLLPERHLKALSRLQDKVKPFSYAEVEEIVESELGVRISKAFTRFDSEPIAAASLGQVHRAELRDGRPVVVKVQRPHIRKQISEDFAALQEIANFFERHTKLGRRYQMVRVLEEFQKTLTNELDYEREASNLKTLGQNLKRFQRIQVPQPIADYTTHRVLTMERIEGKKITELSPLIHLDIDGCVLAEELFKAYLQQVLVDGLFHADPHPGNVFLTNDFRIALLDLGMVGHIAPRLQDKLLKLLIAVSEGHSEEAADIAIEIGETSEEFNEVDFRRRISQLVADQLDNTLKQIDVGQTILELGRNAGENGLFVPTELSVLGKTLLQLDQVGRILDPAFDPNESIRRNAGKLMNQRMKKTFSEGKILSSALEMREFVGALPARLNKFMDTVAGAEFNLKVKVPESHLYLEGFQKVANRITTGLILAALIVGAALLMQVPTTFRIFGYPGLAILCFLSAGGGGLWLVCSIVWQDHKSKEKARKERRLQQ, from the coding sequence ATGAAAATCGCGCCACATTATCTCAAACGTTACAAAGATATTGCCATGCTTTTGCTTAAGTACGGAAATACCAGCATGGTGTCGAAATTCGGTCTCGATGATGCTCTGGAGGACGAGGAACGTGTGGAGGCAGCACAACCAGCGTCTGAGGAGGAATTGCCCAATGATTTAGAGGCGATGGGACCGACATTCGTGAAGCTTGGACAATTGCTGGCAGGTCGTCCGGACTTATTACCTGAACGACATTTAAAAGCGCTAAGCCGCTTACAGGATAAAGTGAAACCCTTCTCTTATGCCGAAGTGGAAGAAATCGTCGAGAGCGAGTTGGGGGTAAGAATCTCCAAGGCATTTACACGATTTGATTCGGAACCGATTGCCGCGGCTTCGCTGGGCCAGGTTCATCGAGCCGAACTTAGAGACGGTCGTCCGGTGGTGGTGAAAGTTCAACGTCCACATATCCGCAAGCAAATTTCGGAGGATTTCGCGGCGTTGCAGGAGATTGCCAATTTCTTTGAGCGCCATACGAAGTTGGGACGGCGGTATCAAATGGTCAGGGTATTGGAGGAATTTCAGAAGACTTTGACCAATGAACTGGATTACGAGCGCGAGGCTTCCAACCTGAAAACCCTCGGACAGAATTTAAAGAGGTTTCAACGCATTCAGGTTCCACAGCCGATCGCTGATTACACGACACATCGCGTGTTGACCATGGAACGGATCGAAGGAAAAAAAATCACTGAGCTTTCCCCTTTGATACACCTGGATATTGATGGCTGCGTTCTGGCTGAAGAGCTCTTCAAGGCTTACTTGCAACAGGTGCTGGTGGACGGGCTATTCCACGCCGATCCACACCCGGGCAACGTATTCCTGACCAATGATTTCCGGATTGCCTTGCTGGATTTGGGGATGGTGGGGCATATCGCCCCAAGGTTGCAGGATAAATTGTTAAAACTTCTCATTGCTGTGAGCGAGGGGCACAGCGAAGAGGCGGCAGACATCGCCATCGAGATCGGGGAAACTTCCGAGGAATTCAACGAAGTGGATTTTCGCCGGCGCATCAGTCAATTGGTGGCGGACCAACTGGATAACACGCTTAAACAAATTGATGTGGGACAAACGATACTGGAGTTGGGCCGAAATGCCGGCGAGAATGGTTTGTTCGTGCCGACCGAATTGTCGGTTTTAGGAAAGACACTGCTCCAACTCGATCAGGTCGGGAGGATCCTGGATCCAGCCTTTGATCCGAACGAATCGATTCGCCGCAATGCGGGCAAGCTGATGAACCAGCGGATGAAGAAAACTTTTAGCGAAGGCAAGATACTCTCGTCGGCCCTGGAAATGCGGGAGTTTGTGGGAGCGTTGCCGGCCCGACTCAACAAATTCATGGATACGGTGGCAGGCGCAGAGTTTAATCTAAAGGTAAAGGTGCCGGAAAGCCACCTCTACCTGGAAGGATTCCAGAAGGTGGCAAATCGAATCACGACGGGTCTAATACTTGCGGCCCTGATCGTGGGTGCGGCGCTGCTGATGCAGGTGCCGACCACGTTCAGAATCTTTGGGTATCCCGGATTGGCGATCCTTTGCTTCCTGAGCGCGGGCGGTGGTGGATTGTGGCTGGTTTGCAGCATCGTCTGGCAGGACCATAAGAGCAAGGAAAAGGCCCGCAAAGAGCGACGGCTGCAGCAGTAG
- the coaD gene encoding pantetheine-phosphate adenylyltransferase: MKKAGRSAVYAGSFDPLTVGHVWMIEQGASLFDELVVAIGDNPDKQYAFTLEDRLQMLRSSTKQFRNIKIDCFSNQFLISYAQSIGAHFILRGVRSQTDYEYERVMRNINGDLDQQITTIFLMPPRGIAEVSSSMVKGLIGPEGWEKIVKDYVPKAVFDRLVKNYHGQSKSK; the protein is encoded by the coding sequence ATGAAGAAGGCAGGAAGGTCGGCAGTTTACGCTGGCAGTTTTGACCCACTGACGGTCGGACATGTTTGGATGATTGAGCAGGGGGCCAGTTTGTTTGACGAACTGGTGGTGGCCATCGGCGACAATCCAGATAAGCAATACGCGTTTACCCTCGAAGACCGTTTGCAAATGCTCCGCAGTTCCACCAAGCAATTTCGTAATATCAAAATTGACTGCTTTTCCAATCAATTCCTGATCTCCTACGCGCAATCGATTGGTGCCCATTTCATCCTGCGCGGGGTGCGTTCTCAAACCGATTATGAATACGAACGCGTCATGCGGAATATCAACGGTGATCTGGATCAACAGATTACCACGATTTTTCTCATGCCACCCCGCGGGATTGCTGAGGTCAGCTCAAGTATGGTTAAAGGTCTTATCGGTCCGGAAGGCTGGGAGAAGATTGTGAAGGATTATGTGCCCAAGGCCGTGTTCGATCGGCTCGTAAAAAACTACCATGGCCAATCCAAGTCAAAGTAG
- a CDS encoding HD domain-containing protein, with the protein MANPSQSRWSELWQRLGGQGDGSVIYEDLFKRYHEPHRAYHNFAHIEQCLLEFGSLRSLASNPDAIELAIWFHDAVYDTHAKDNEELSAELAVDVMQSAAIPASLIQTVSNLILATKHAAMPADPDAALFVDVDLSILGQSAEKFDEYEFQIRQEYNWVESKAFIEGRSRILEIFVKRPRIYSTECFHQKYENQARENLARSIARLKTGV; encoded by the coding sequence ATGGCCAATCCAAGTCAAAGTAGGTGGTCCGAACTTTGGCAACGCCTGGGCGGGCAGGGCGATGGCTCGGTTATTTATGAGGATCTCTTCAAACGCTATCATGAACCTCACCGCGCCTATCATAACTTTGCTCACATCGAGCAATGCCTTCTCGAATTTGGTTCCTTACGATCTCTCGCCTCCAATCCGGATGCCATCGAACTCGCGATCTGGTTTCACGATGCCGTTTATGACACGCACGCTAAAGACAATGAAGAGCTGAGCGCGGAACTGGCCGTTGACGTAATGCAGTCTGCCGCCATCCCCGCTTCCTTAATTCAAACTGTCTCCAACTTGATCCTCGCCACCAAACACGCTGCGATGCCTGCTGACCCTGACGCGGCACTGTTCGTGGATGTGGACCTGTCCATTTTAGGGCAATCGGCAGAGAAGTTTGACGAATACGAGTTCCAAATTCGTCAGGAGTACAACTGGGTGGAGTCGAAAGCTTTCATCGAAGGCCGATCAAGAATTCTTGAAATATTCGTGAAGCGCCCCCGGATTTATTCAACAGAATGTTTCCATCAGAAATACGAGAACCAGGCTCGCGAAAATCTCGCTCGCTCCATAGCCCGGCTGAAAACTGGTGTTTGA
- a CDS encoding ATP-dependent helicase yields MLNLSTLNPQQRMAAETIRGPVLILAGAGTGKTRVITFRIAHMIERGVAPGSILAVTFTNKAAREMQERVNKLIPRPSKKSRDEKPERPTLCTFHSLCVRILRQHIEKLGYKKNFVIYDQTEQLGAIKKILSQVSAKGEKTDPAAILAMLSKYKNGGSQAAAFADESIKAMAEHIRTRYESALRACNAVDFDDLILLTLRLFEEHPDALEACRNRFRYIMVDEYQDTNASQFSLVHYLTKEHRNLCVVGDDDQSIYGWRGAEISNLLDMEKHFPEVKVVKLEQNYRSTNVILTAANAVIKNNLRRRGKQLWSDKGQGTKITLHTFESDEAEAKAIVEQIEFKRLASRIPWSQQAILFRTNIQSRALETALRQGQVRYHLIGGQSYFDRREIKDFLAYLKLFINPNDDISLLRIANVPARGLSDVTMERLLAASHERKCSVYEAMKNPMVTTSFLTRTRESIEEFVKFVEETRAPLSSGQSMSLKVWAEKFLTETGYLEELRRSEKTAEAADNRVRNLKDLTGILDEDNHTIVAGPDGTHQPVLTNDPADRLQTFLEELTLDSERKEEKEAQGEAVTLITMHSCKGLEFPHVYIVGLEDGLLPHSRSKVEGTLDEERRLFYVAITRAMQTLTISYCTGRKKYGQVMPCHPSGFLKELPEELVELGDEKAKQPVTVNTGKNLFDAMRSALD; encoded by the coding sequence ATGTTGAACTTGAGCACACTCAATCCGCAGCAGCGGATGGCGGCAGAGACCATCCGCGGCCCGGTTTTAATCCTCGCGGGAGCAGGCACAGGTAAAACGCGAGTGATTACCTTTCGCATCGCCCACATGATTGAACGTGGAGTGGCACCAGGCAGCATTCTGGCCGTGACCTTCACCAACAAGGCAGCCCGCGAAATGCAGGAGCGTGTTAACAAGCTGATTCCGCGGCCATCAAAAAAATCCAGAGATGAAAAGCCTGAGCGTCCAACGCTTTGCACCTTTCACTCACTCTGCGTCAGGATCCTGCGACAGCATATCGAGAAGCTCGGCTACAAAAAGAATTTCGTCATTTATGATCAAACCGAGCAGCTGGGAGCGATCAAAAAGATTCTCAGCCAGGTTTCTGCCAAAGGGGAAAAGACTGATCCCGCGGCGATTCTGGCCATGCTTAGCAAATACAAAAACGGCGGTTCCCAGGCTGCGGCGTTTGCGGATGAAAGCATCAAAGCGATGGCGGAACATATCCGGACTCGTTATGAGTCGGCCCTGCGCGCCTGTAATGCCGTGGACTTTGACGATCTTATCCTGCTTACCTTGCGTCTTTTTGAAGAGCATCCAGATGCATTGGAAGCATGTCGCAACCGGTTTCGTTACATCATGGTCGATGAGTATCAGGATACCAACGCCTCCCAATTCAGTTTGGTGCATTATTTGACCAAGGAACATCGTAATCTATGCGTGGTCGGTGATGATGACCAGAGCATCTATGGCTGGCGCGGAGCGGAAATCAGCAATCTCCTTGATATGGAGAAGCATTTCCCGGAGGTGAAGGTGGTTAAGCTGGAACAGAACTATCGCTCCACAAATGTAATTCTTACGGCCGCAAACGCGGTCATCAAAAATAACCTGCGCCGACGTGGCAAACAGCTTTGGTCAGACAAAGGTCAGGGAACCAAAATCACGCTGCATACCTTTGAAAGCGATGAGGCGGAGGCGAAAGCAATCGTTGAACAGATCGAATTCAAGCGACTCGCCAGCCGCATTCCATGGTCCCAACAGGCCATCTTATTCCGCACCAACATTCAATCGCGCGCCTTGGAAACGGCATTGCGCCAAGGCCAGGTACGATATCATCTGATTGGCGGACAGAGTTATTTTGATCGGCGTGAAATCAAAGACTTCCTTGCTTATCTAAAGCTATTCATCAATCCAAATGATGATATCAGCTTGCTGCGCATCGCCAATGTGCCAGCACGTGGCCTGAGCGATGTCACCATGGAACGGCTGTTGGCTGCCAGTCATGAGCGCAAATGTTCGGTTTACGAGGCGATGAAGAACCCGATGGTTACCACCAGCTTTCTAACCAGAACGCGGGAGAGTATTGAAGAATTCGTAAAGTTTGTGGAGGAAACACGGGCACCACTGAGCAGTGGCCAAAGCATGTCATTAAAAGTCTGGGCTGAAAAGTTTTTGACCGAAACAGGTTATTTGGAGGAATTGCGGCGTTCAGAAAAGACGGCTGAGGCCGCCGATAACCGCGTTCGGAACCTGAAGGACTTAACCGGCATACTGGACGAAGACAACCACACGATCGTGGCCGGGCCCGATGGAACTCATCAACCGGTGTTGACCAATGATCCGGCGGATCGGCTCCAGACGTTCCTTGAAGAATTGACGCTGGACAGCGAGCGCAAAGAGGAAAAGGAAGCCCAAGGTGAAGCAGTCACTTTGATCACCATGCACAGTTGCAAAGGTTTGGAATTCCCACACGTTTACATTGTGGGTCTGGAGGATGGCTTGCTCCCCCACTCCCGTTCAAAGGTTGAGGGAACCCTAGATGAGGAACGCCGGTTGTTTTACGTTGCGATTACCCGCGCCATGCAGACGCTCACGATCAGCTATTGCACGGGCCGCAAGAAGTATGGCCAGGTAATGCCGTGCCACCCCTCCGGATTTCTTAAGGAACTGCCGGAAGAACTAGTGGAATTGGGGGATGAAAAAGCCAAACAACCGGTCACCGTGAACACCGGCAAAAATTTGTTCGATGCCATGCGGTCGGCACTGGATTAA
- a CDS encoding SDR family oxidoreductase, with the protein MEFKEKVAIITGGNSGIGKAIAIALAREGAKIVITARRHAENQKVAQILIQQYGTSTLGIKADVAKEEDCERLVSETVKAFGTIHILVNSAGVGGGDTIEKTSTKDFDRILKTNLYGTFWCARAAYKQMRRNKSKNNEPRGMIINLSSVAGKFAWAGTGAYSASKFGVQALTQALADEGKQDNIKVTAICPAMVATPMTGKKGHDYLQPEDVAETVLYLARLSPAAWPTEIVIDRKGAAL; encoded by the coding sequence ATGGAATTCAAGGAAAAGGTGGCCATTATAACAGGCGGGAATAGTGGGATCGGCAAGGCAATCGCAATCGCTTTGGCACGTGAGGGGGCAAAAATTGTCATTACCGCACGCCGCCATGCGGAAAACCAAAAAGTTGCGCAGATACTCATTCAGCAGTATGGGACTTCAACGCTGGGAATAAAAGCGGATGTCGCGAAGGAGGAAGATTGCGAACGGCTGGTTAGCGAAACAGTGAAAGCATTTGGAACCATCCACATTTTGGTGAACAGTGCCGGTGTTGGCGGAGGAGATACGATTGAAAAAACTTCCACGAAGGACTTCGATCGTATCCTTAAGACGAATTTGTACGGAACTTTCTGGTGCGCGCGCGCCGCCTATAAGCAAATGAGACGGAACAAATCAAAAAACAATGAACCGCGCGGAATGATTATCAACCTGAGTTCCGTCGCCGGCAAATTTGCGTGGGCCGGTACTGGGGCCTATAGTGCCTCGAAGTTTGGTGTGCAAGCCCTGACGCAAGCTTTGGCGGATGAGGGCAAGCAAGACAACATCAAGGTAACAGCGATTTGCCCGGCCATGGTGGCAACCCCCATGACTGGCAAAAAGGGACATGACTATTTGCAACCGGAAGATGTGGCCGAAACCGTGCTTTACCTGGCGAGGTTGTCTCCAGCAGCGTGGCCAACGGAAATTGTAATCGATCGCAAGGGAGCAGCACTTTGA
- a CDS encoding class I SAM-dependent methyltransferase, whose product MIAAKYRSDDEIEITTDHHRHLKEILSTITSSFGRPVSALDLGCGTGRYFHCLNNITHLTGIDICEEMLRIAENPVRQGDITIKDVQLRCANAHLVSFPSRSFDFIYSLGMFGNGCPVTVEICNNFYDWLKPGGKLFFDAVDILTLPRARRIRRRIRKTIYPFLPKTLQISLDMREGNVPFCGLSKSELLRIMRASHFKSFSATSQKCISPLWRGYHLECTASKPVR is encoded by the coding sequence ATGATCGCTGCGAAATATCGGAGTGACGATGAGATTGAAATCACCACTGACCACCATCGACATTTGAAGGAAATTCTCAGCACAATTACGTCCAGTTTTGGACGGCCTGTTTCAGCCTTGGATCTTGGTTGTGGTACCGGTCGTTACTTTCATTGTTTAAATAATATAACGCATTTGACGGGCATCGATATTTGTGAAGAAATGCTCCGCATTGCTGAAAATCCGGTACGGCAGGGAGACATCACCATAAAAGATGTCCAGCTTCGGTGCGCCAACGCTCACCTGGTGTCATTTCCTTCCCGTTCTTTTGATTTTATTTATTCGCTGGGAATGTTTGGAAATGGCTGTCCGGTCACCGTGGAAATCTGCAACAATTTTTATGATTGGCTGAAGCCCGGTGGAAAACTTTTCTTCGATGCAGTGGACATCCTCACCCTGCCCCGAGCGCGGAGGATTCGGAGGAGAATTAGAAAAACCATTTATCCATTCCTTCCCAAAACCCTCCAGATTTCACTGGATATGCGCGAAGGCAACGTTCCTTTTTGCGGGTTAAGCAAGAGTGAATTACTGCGGATTATGAGAGCCAGCCATTTCAAAAGTTTCTCTGCCACATCCCAGAAATGCATCTCACCTTTGTGGCGCGGCTACCATCTCGAGTGCACAGCCTCCAAACCGGTCAGATAA